A window of Callospermophilus lateralis isolate mCalLat2 chromosome 17, mCalLat2.hap1, whole genome shotgun sequence contains these coding sequences:
- the Barx1 gene encoding homeobox protein BarH-like 1 has protein sequence MQRPGEPGAVRFGPPEGCADHRPHRYRSFMIEEILTEPPGPKGAAPAAAAAAAGELLKFGVQALLAARPFHSHLAVLKAEQAAVFKFPLAPLGCSGLGSALLAAGPGLPGAAGAPHLPLELQLRGKLEAAGPGEPSTKAKKGRRSRTVFTELQLMGLEKRFEKQKYLSTPDRIDLAESLGLSQLQVKTWYQNRRMKWKKIVLQGGGLESPTKPKGRPKKNSIPTSEQLSEQERAKEAEKPAEVPGEPSDRSRED, from the exons ATGCAGCGGCCCGGGGAGCCGGGCGCCGTGCGCTTCGGCCCGCCCGAGGGCTGTGCAGATCACCGGCCACACCGCTACCGAAGCTTCATGATCGAGGAAATCCTCACCGAACCGCCCGGGCCCAAGGGCGCCGCGCCtgcagccgccgccgccgccgcgggcGAGCTGCTCAAGTTCGGCGTGCAGGCTCTGCTGGCGGCGCGGCCCTTCCACAGCCACCTGG CAGTGCTGAAAGCAGAGCAGGCGGCGGTGTTCAAGTTCCCGCTGGCGCCGCTCGGCTGTTCCGGGCTGGGCTCAGCGCTGCTGGCCGCGGGGCCTGGGTTGCCTGGCGCCGCGGGTGCGCCGCACCTGCCGCTGGAGCTGCAGCTCCGCGGGAAGCTGGAGGCCGCAGGCCCGGGTGAGCCGAGCACGAAAGCCAAGAAGGGGCGCCGGAGCCGCACTGTGTTCACCGAGCTGCAGCTGATGGGCCTGGAGAAACGCTTCGAGAAGCAGAAATACCTCTCCACGCCCGACAG AATAGATCTCGCCGAGTCCTTGGGCCTGAGCCAGTTGCAGGTGAAGACGTGGTATCAGAATCGGAGGATGAAGTGGAAGAAAATA GTACTGCAGGGCGGCGGCCTGGAGTCCCCTACCAAGCCCAAGGGGCGGCCAAAGAAGAACTCCATCCCCACAAGCGAGCAACTCTCAGAGCAGGAGCGCGCCAAGGAGGCGGAGAAGCCGGCGGAGGTGCCAGGCGAGCCCAGCGACAGGAGCCGCGAGGATTGA